A part of Halogeometricum sp. S3BR5-2 genomic DNA contains:
- a CDS encoding RimK family alpha-L-glutamate ligase, giving the protein MTRTDQRSSQPRSESPVRVGVLSLHNSKETKAILNAVEALGHEPEWLRAENTVVRIRERDAELSPDVDVIANRLLLSNTDQPAEELGLARTLEGIRPMLNTPDATARAAHKTAAAIALVNEGLPVPKTALALSNDQLKHVREEFGSEAVYKTAIGTHGGGAWKVLTTDPLTARVGKRRAFLQELIGCDGETPRDLRVYVVGDRVIGAMHRHAAEGDWRTNVARGGSVEDVTDSTPKAVLDLARRAAATLGLDYAGVDLIEGDGEWYILEVNPTAGFRGLYQATGRSPAPYIAQQAIEYAGGSVDADRVEGLASTLDDSVPRCKPAPKPVGSEEAITIGFTEQVVVSGTSGTKTVVAKSDSGAARTSIDLRLAADIGAGPIHTVSRVRSGSSKQSKTRPVVDLVIGIGGEQYTVAANIEDRTHMTHSLLLGRDVLKNYHLDVGRRVESHAEIASEE; this is encoded by the coding sequence ATGACTCGAACCGATCAACGTTCCAGTCAACCGAGAAGTGAGTCTCCCGTTCGTGTCGGCGTCTTGAGCCTCCACAACAGCAAGGAGACGAAGGCGATCCTGAATGCAGTGGAGGCGCTCGGTCACGAACCGGAGTGGCTGCGAGCGGAGAATACGGTCGTCCGCATCCGCGAGAGGGACGCCGAACTCAGCCCCGACGTCGACGTGATCGCCAATCGACTGCTCCTGTCGAATACGGACCAACCGGCCGAAGAACTGGGATTGGCCCGAACGCTGGAGGGTATTCGCCCGATGCTAAACACACCGGATGCGACGGCACGGGCCGCGCACAAGACCGCCGCAGCGATCGCGCTGGTCAACGAGGGGCTCCCCGTCCCGAAGACCGCTCTCGCGCTCAGCAACGACCAACTCAAACACGTCCGCGAGGAGTTCGGGAGCGAGGCGGTGTACAAGACCGCGATCGGGACGCACGGGGGCGGAGCGTGGAAGGTGTTGACGACCGACCCGCTCACGGCCCGCGTCGGGAAACGCCGCGCGTTCCTCCAGGAGTTGATCGGATGCGACGGAGAGACGCCGCGGGACCTCCGCGTGTACGTCGTCGGTGATCGGGTGATCGGGGCGATGCACCGACACGCCGCCGAGGGAGATTGGCGGACGAACGTCGCCCGCGGCGGCAGCGTCGAAGACGTAACGGATTCCACACCGAAAGCGGTGCTCGACCTCGCTCGCCGCGCGGCGGCGACGCTCGGACTCGACTACGCCGGTGTCGACCTCATCGAGGGCGACGGCGAGTGGTACATCTTGGAGGTGAACCCGACGGCCGGGTTCAGGGGTCTCTATCAGGCGACGGGGCGGAGTCCGGCCCCGTACATCGCCCAGCAGGCCATCGAGTACGCGGGCGGGTCGGTCGATGCGGACCGAGTTGAGGGGCTCGCATCGACCCTCGACGACTCGGTCCCCCGCTGCAAACCGGCTCCGAAGCCGGTCGGGTCGGAGGAGGCGATTACGATCGGATTCACCGAGCAGGTCGTCGTCAGCGGGACCAGCGGAACGAAGACCGTGGTCGCAAAGTCCGATTCCGGCGCCGCCAGAACGAGTATCGACCTGCGACTCGCCGCGGACATCGGAGCGGGGCCGATTCACACCGTCTCACGGGTGCGGTCGGGGAGTTCCAAGCAGTCCAAGACGCGACCGGTCGTCGACCTCGTCATCGGAATCGGCGGTGAACAGTACACCGTCGCCGCGAATATCGAGGACCGAACCCACATGACGCACTCCCTTCTGCTCGGGCGAGACGTGCTGAAGAACTACCACCTCGACGTCGGTCGTCGGGTCGAAAGTCACGCGGAGATCGCCAGCGAAGAGTGA
- a CDS encoding ABC transporter permease, whose amino-acid sequence MTGLLGLLAETWAYLLANSDRFLELFREHLLLVFVSEALAVAVAIPLGILATRNDRAKGVVETVGNVAQTIPTLAIIALMFPLLGLGFLPALVGLFVYALLPVLTNTIVGLEDVDDGTVEAARGMGMSEWTVLRKIRLPLALPVIFAGIRTSTVLNVGTAYLAFFIGGGGLGVWVIGGIQLFNTPQLLAGAVSGALLAVTLDGLLALAERRLGTGTSSGQAAAS is encoded by the coding sequence ATGACGGGACTCCTCGGACTGCTCGCGGAGACGTGGGCGTACCTCCTCGCGAACTCCGACCGCTTTCTCGAACTGTTCCGCGAGCACCTCCTGTTGGTGTTCGTCTCCGAGGCGCTGGCGGTGGCCGTCGCGATTCCGCTCGGGATACTCGCGACGCGGAACGACCGGGCGAAAGGCGTCGTCGAGACCGTCGGTAACGTCGCCCAGACGATTCCGACCCTCGCCATCATCGCGCTCATGTTCCCCCTCTTGGGGCTGGGTTTCCTCCCCGCCCTCGTGGGCCTGTTCGTCTACGCGCTGTTGCCCGTACTGACGAACACCATCGTCGGCCTCGAGGACGTCGACGACGGTACCGTCGAGGCGGCGCGCGGGATGGGGATGTCGGAGTGGACGGTGCTGCGGAAGATTCGACTGCCGCTCGCGCTGCCCGTCATCTTCGCCGGTATCCGCACCAGCACGGTGCTCAACGTCGGCACCGCCTACCTCGCGTTCTTCATCGGCGGCGGGGGCCTCGGCGTGTGGGTCATCGGCGGGATTCAGCTGTTCAACACGCCCCAACTCCTCGCCGGGGCCGTCAGCGGCGCGCTGCTCGCCGTCACGCTCGACGGTCTGCTCGCGCTGGCGGAGCGACGGCTCGGAACCGGGACGAGCAGCGGTCAGGCCGCGGCGAGCTAA
- a CDS encoding ABC transporter ATP-binding protein yields MIRFDDVHKKYSDGTHAVRGLDFEVEAGTTTVLVGPSGCGKTTTMKLVNRLEEPTDGTVYYDGTDVSELEATELRRQIGYVIQDIGLFDHMTVGENVATVPELKGWDEERTDERVDELLDLMGLPPAEYRDRHPSDLSGGQRQRVGVARALAAGPDVMLMDEPFGALDPITREELQDEFIDIQREIETTIIFVTHDINEALKMGDRIAILREGQLVQYDTPTALLNEPKTKFVEEFVGPDRTLKRLRVLRVEEVMQPEVPDEHADIVDAFRGDDAVMADGGEIVPVSPTDSAQVALSRCIQAGVEALPVVEDAEVVGVITESAIRRSEGA; encoded by the coding sequence ATGATCAGATTCGACGACGTCCACAAGAAGTACAGCGACGGAACGCACGCGGTGCGAGGCCTCGACTTCGAGGTCGAAGCGGGAACGACGACCGTTCTCGTCGGCCCCTCCGGCTGCGGGAAGACGACGACGATGAAGCTCGTCAACCGGCTTGAGGAGCCGACCGACGGCACCGTCTACTACGACGGCACGGACGTGAGCGAGCTCGAAGCGACCGAGCTCCGCCGGCAGATCGGCTACGTCATCCAGGACATCGGGCTGTTCGACCACATGACCGTCGGCGAGAACGTCGCCACCGTGCCCGAACTGAAGGGATGGGACGAGGAGCGAACCGACGAGCGAGTGGACGAACTGCTCGACCTGATGGGGCTCCCGCCCGCGGAGTACCGGGACCGACACCCCTCGGACCTCTCCGGCGGCCAGCGTCAGCGCGTCGGCGTCGCCCGGGCGCTCGCGGCCGGCCCCGACGTGATGCTGATGGACGAACCGTTCGGCGCGCTCGACCCCATCACCCGTGAGGAACTGCAGGACGAGTTCATCGACATCCAGCGGGAGATAGAGACGACCATCATCTTCGTCACGCACGACATCAACGAGGCGCTGAAGATGGGCGACCGAATCGCCATCCTGCGAGAGGGCCAACTCGTCCAGTACGACACGCCGACGGCGCTGCTGAACGAACCGAAGACGAAGTTCGTCGAGGAGTTCGTCGGCCCCGACCGGACGCTGAAACGGCTCCGCGTGCTCCGCGTCGAGGAGGTCATGCAACCCGAGGTGCCCGACGAACACGCCGACATCGTCGACGCCTTCCGCGGTGACGACGCCGTGATGGCCGACGGGGGCGAAATCGTTCCGGTGTCCCCCACCGACAGCGCGCAGGTCGCGCTCTCGCGGTGCATCCAGGCCGGCGTGGAGGCGCTACCGGTCGTCGAGGACGCGGAGGTGGTCGGCGTCATCACCGAGTCGGCCATCCGACGGTCGGAGGGCGCATGA
- a CDS encoding ABC transporter permease: MIPAASFLGELLSFAAENAGRLARLSYEHVAITLWTLAIALPVAVSLGVVISYHERAATVVLWVAGVLMTIPAIAFFGVLVPVLGIGNPPTIAALVAYAQLPVIRNTYIGLTRADDAAIEAGTGLGMSRLERLRRVRLPVALPVVMAGIRNAVVILVGLAAIGAFIGAGGLGDFIFYGISAGDTAMIVVTTVVLSALALAFDYAFGVLEQWLRLRNGEEVDRAALTRTLAAVHARLS; the protein is encoded by the coding sequence GTGATTCCCGCCGCCTCGTTCCTCGGCGAACTCCTCTCGTTCGCCGCGGAGAACGCCGGTCGCCTCGCGCGACTGTCGTACGAACACGTCGCCATCACCCTCTGGACGCTGGCCATCGCGCTCCCCGTCGCCGTCTCGCTCGGCGTGGTCATCAGCTACCACGAACGCGCCGCGACGGTCGTCCTCTGGGTCGCGGGGGTGTTGATGACGATTCCGGCCATCGCCTTCTTCGGCGTCCTCGTCCCCGTGCTCGGCATCGGCAACCCGCCGACCATCGCCGCGCTGGTCGCCTACGCCCAGTTACCGGTCATCCGGAACACCTACATCGGGCTCACCCGGGCCGACGACGCCGCCATCGAGGCCGGGACGGGACTCGGGATGAGCCGGCTCGAACGCCTCCGGCGCGTTCGACTCCCGGTCGCGCTGCCCGTGGTGATGGCCGGAATCAGGAACGCGGTCGTCATCCTCGTCGGCCTCGCCGCCATCGGCGCGTTCATCGGCGCCGGCGGCCTCGGCGACTTCATCTTCTACGGTATCAGCGCCGGCGACACGGCGATGATAGTCGTCACCACGGTCGTCCTCTCGGCGCTGGCGCTCGCGTTCGACTACGCCTTCGGGGTGCTCGAACAGTGGCTCAGGCTCCGCAACGGCGAGGAGGTCGACCGGGCGGCCCTGACTCGAACGCTCGCTGCGGTTCACGCACGACTCTCATGA
- a CDS encoding glycine betaine ABC transporter substrate-binding protein, protein MTRTRRAFLKRGGAAAGIAATAGCTSVLGIESTNTVQVSSMRFTEDIILGYMALESLRENTDLSVLDETGLGGVTMNFRAVKNGEVTLYWLYSGGAWATIPPKHDRVIPDAEELYQAVKREFERVYDLEYLNRAPFNNTYVLIADPAWAERTGVQTMSDFASYVAEGNTDFTVVMGPEFQQRADGWPGLAKHYGFDQMRGNLNVRNVGSSLTYQIVGEGGAEVGMGFSTNPKIRQYGLTTLEDDERFFPIYNPAPLVNGEALEAMPEMREPLNAIGPTLDTETILRLNGLVSLQGRDPQNVAREYLRSEGLI, encoded by the coding sequence GTGACCAGGACACGACGCGCCTTTCTGAAGCGCGGTGGTGCAGCCGCCGGGATAGCCGCGACCGCCGGCTGCACGAGCGTGCTCGGTATCGAGTCGACGAACACGGTGCAGGTGAGTTCGATGCGCTTCACCGAGGACATCATCCTCGGGTACATGGCGCTCGAATCGCTGCGCGAGAACACCGACCTCAGCGTCCTCGACGAGACGGGACTCGGGGGCGTCACCATGAACTTCCGCGCCGTGAAGAACGGCGAGGTGACGCTGTACTGGCTGTACTCGGGCGGCGCGTGGGCGACCATCCCGCCGAAACACGACCGGGTCATCCCCGACGCCGAAGAGCTGTATCAGGCGGTGAAGCGGGAGTTCGAGCGCGTGTACGACCTCGAGTACCTGAACCGTGCGCCGTTCAACAACACGTACGTCCTCATCGCGGACCCCGCGTGGGCCGAGCGGACGGGCGTGCAGACGATGAGCGACTTCGCGAGCTACGTCGCCGAGGGCAACACCGACTTCACGGTCGTGATGGGGCCCGAGTTCCAGCAGCGAGCGGACGGCTGGCCGGGGCTGGCGAAGCACTACGGCTTCGACCAGATGCGCGGGAACCTGAACGTCCGCAACGTCGGCTCCTCGCTCACCTATCAGATCGTCGGCGAGGGGGGCGCCGAGGTCGGAATGGGGTTCAGCACCAACCCGAAGATCCGGCAGTACGGGCTGACGACGCTCGAAGACGACGAGCGGTTCTTCCCCATCTACAACCCCGCGCCCCTGGTGAACGGCGAGGCGCTGGAGGCGATGCCGGAGATGCGCGAACCGCTGAACGCCATCGGGCCGACGCTCGACACCGAGACCATCCTCCGGCTCAACGGACTCGTCTCGCTGCAGGGTCGGGACCCGCAGAACGTCGCGCGCGAGTACCTCCGGTCGGAGGGGTTGATCTGA
- a CDS encoding zinc-dependent alcohol dehydrogenase family protein, giving the protein MRAYEVTAEDADYDGVELVDRDRPTPDDDEVLVRVRACSLNYRDLAIASDELAYPGSDLPVIPLSDGAGDVVETGDDVDRLAEGDRVATPFAPDWVDGPGTPEKTARTTGGNFPGVLAEYAAFPADAVPRLPDSLSYKQGASFSCAGLTAWRALVEDGGLHAGETVLALGTGGVSTFALQFAAMHGARPVVTSSSDEKLERAEALGAAETLNYESTPDWGEAIRARTGGVDHVVEVGGPGTLERSLTAAGANGHVHLIGVLAGQAGEVDPGPVLAKSLNVEGVMGVGSRAMFDRMLDAVETTGMEPVVDRVFDFEDAREAYRYVDRGEHQGKVVVAVE; this is encoded by the coding sequence ATGCGAGCCTACGAAGTCACCGCAGAGGACGCCGACTACGACGGTGTCGAACTGGTGGACCGGGACCGACCGACGCCCGACGACGACGAGGTGCTGGTACGCGTCCGCGCCTGTTCGCTCAACTACCGGGACCTGGCCATCGCGAGCGACGAACTCGCCTACCCCGGCTCGGACCTCCCCGTGATTCCGCTCTCGGACGGCGCGGGCGACGTGGTCGAAACCGGCGACGACGTGGACCGACTGGCCGAGGGCGACCGCGTGGCGACGCCGTTCGCGCCCGACTGGGTGGACGGGCCGGGGACGCCCGAGAAGACGGCGCGGACCACCGGCGGCAACTTCCCCGGCGTGCTGGCCGAGTACGCCGCCTTCCCGGCCGACGCCGTCCCCCGCCTCCCCGATAGCCTCTCCTACAAGCAGGGGGCATCGTTCTCCTGCGCGGGGCTGACCGCCTGGCGCGCCCTCGTCGAGGACGGCGGACTGCACGCCGGCGAGACGGTGCTGGCGCTCGGAACCGGCGGCGTCTCGACGTTCGCGCTTCAGTTCGCGGCCATGCACGGCGCGCGACCCGTGGTCACCTCCTCCAGCGACGAGAAACTCGAACGCGCCGAAGCCCTCGGCGCGGCGGAGACGCTCAACTACGAGTCGACGCCCGACTGGGGCGAGGCGATTCGGGCGCGCACCGGCGGCGTCGACCACGTCGTCGAAGTCGGCGGCCCGGGGACGCTCGAACGCTCCCTGACCGCGGCGGGCGCGAACGGACACGTCCACCTCATCGGCGTCCTCGCGGGACAGGCGGGCGAAGTCGACCCCGGACCGGTCCTCGCGAAGTCGCTGAACGTCGAGGGCGTGATGGGCGTCGGGAGTCGCGCGATGTTCGACCGGATGCTCGACGCCGTGGAGACGACCGGGATGGAACCGGTCGTCGACCGCGTCTTCGACTTCGAGGACGCCCGCGAGGCCTACCGGTACGTCGACCGCGGCGAGCATCAGGGGAAAGTCGTCGTCGCGGTCGAGTGA
- a CDS encoding TrmB family transcriptional regulator, with amino-acid sequence MDDAALVDLLKRFGFSDKEIDTYLTILELGEAKASTIADEADVSKRYVYSIAEKLEARGFVEVNDHAVPTTIRARPPADVIDSLSSDLDDMGPALEARFSRAAPRSERFEVVKSRVTVIKRVSELVARAETEVTLGMPYSLVDEVADELRAAVDRGVLVLLIVTGVGPTDELDLSGLASVARAWEAPMPTMLTVDQGAGLVAPTEMVTRSNTGAQAIVFAQEQLGPVLVGSFLGNYWPMAAETYTCDPDALPATYDDFRHAALQATMHVRAGREVAARAVGRSMHIEDGRTELAGVVVDIRQGLLEPSNNSFPVENALIVETEDGTFSVGGSGAFIEDFEAETVELRAVE; translated from the coding sequence ATGGACGACGCGGCCCTCGTGGACCTACTCAAGCGGTTCGGCTTCTCCGACAAGGAGATCGACACCTATCTCACCATCCTCGAACTCGGCGAGGCGAAGGCGAGCACCATCGCGGACGAGGCGGACGTCTCGAAGCGCTACGTCTACAGCATCGCCGAGAAACTCGAGGCCCGCGGGTTCGTCGAGGTGAACGACCACGCCGTGCCGACGACCATCCGCGCCCGTCCCCCGGCCGACGTGATCGACTCGCTGTCCTCCGATTTGGACGACATGGGACCGGCCCTCGAAGCGCGCTTCTCCCGCGCGGCCCCGCGCTCCGAGCGGTTCGAGGTAGTGAAGTCGCGGGTGACCGTCATCAAGCGCGTCTCCGAACTCGTCGCCCGCGCGGAGACGGAGGTGACGCTCGGGATGCCGTACTCGCTGGTCGACGAGGTGGCCGACGAACTCCGCGCGGCGGTCGACCGCGGCGTCCTCGTCCTCCTCATCGTCACGGGCGTCGGCCCGACGGACGAACTCGACCTCTCGGGGCTGGCATCGGTCGCCCGCGCGTGGGAGGCGCCGATGCCGACGATGCTCACCGTCGACCAGGGCGCCGGCCTCGTCGCGCCGACGGAGATGGTGACGCGGTCGAACACGGGCGCGCAGGCCATCGTCTTCGCGCAGGAGCAACTCGGCCCGGTGCTCGTCGGGTCGTTTCTCGGCAACTACTGGCCGATGGCCGCCGAGACGTACACCTGCGACCCCGACGCCCTCCCGGCGACGTACGACGACTTCCGTCACGCGGCGCTGCAGGCGACCATGCACGTCCGGGCGGGCCGCGAGGTGGCCGCCCGCGCCGTCGGACGGTCGATGCACATCGAGGACGGCCGGACCGAACTGGCGGGAGTCGTCGTCGACATCCGGCAGGGCCTCCTCGAACCGTCGAACAACTCCTTTCCCGTCGAGAACGCGCTCATCGTCGAAACCGAAGACGGGACGTTCAGCGTCGGCGGAAGCGGGGCGTTCATCGAGGACTTCGAGGCCGAGACGGTCGAACTCCGGGCGGTCGAATAG
- a CDS encoding quercetin 2,3-dioxygenase yields MTDTEDGDEANGPRPFVRRRDEGEAYHALGALALRKATSGETGGAFELVERRGDENRVMTPLHVHRSTDELWYVLDGAVELFAAGDLLSAGPGDTVFAPRNVPHAFRIAADDTRVLLFVSPGETMFREVGTRVAEATVPADGPDGDELNRLDAFVAASDVEILGPSPFDA; encoded by the coding sequence GTGACAGACACGGAAGACGGAGACGAAGCCAACGGACCGCGGCCGTTCGTCCGCCGGCGGGACGAAGGCGAGGCGTACCACGCGCTGGGCGCGTTGGCGCTGCGGAAGGCGACGAGCGGGGAGACGGGCGGAGCCTTCGAACTGGTCGAGCGCCGCGGCGACGAGAATCGGGTGATGACGCCCCTGCACGTCCACCGGTCGACGGACGAACTCTGGTACGTCCTCGACGGCGCGGTGGAACTGTTCGCGGCCGGGGACCTGCTGTCGGCGGGGCCGGGCGACACCGTCTTCGCCCCGCGAAACGTCCCGCACGCCTTCCGCATCGCGGCCGACGATACCCGAGTACTGCTGTTCGTCTCGCCGGGAGAGACGATGTTCCGCGAGGTGGGGACGCGCGTCGCGGAAGCGACGGTGCCCGCCGACGGCCCGGACGGCGACGAACTGAACCGCCTCGACGCGTTCGTCGCGGCGTCGGACGTGGAGATTCTCGGCCCGTCGCCGTTCGACGCCTGA
- a CDS encoding 50S ribosomal protein L15e gives MARSFYSHIKDAWKNPGDGKLAELQWQRKQEWRDQGAIVRIDRPTRLDKARELGYKAKQGIVVARVSVRKGGARKQRHKAGRRSKRQGVNRIGRRKSIQRIAEERASRKHPNLRVLNSYWVGEDGSQKWHEVIMVDPEHPAIQNDDELNWICSDDHKGRAFRGLTNAGTSNRGLNARGKGAEHTRPSIGSGRRRGK, from the coding sequence ATGGCACGAAGCTTCTATTCCCACATCAAGGACGCGTGGAAGAACCCCGGCGACGGCAAACTCGCCGAACTGCAGTGGCAGCGAAAGCAGGAGTGGCGCGACCAGGGCGCCATCGTCCGCATCGACCGCCCGACGCGCCTCGACAAGGCGCGCGAACTCGGCTACAAGGCCAAGCAGGGCATCGTCGTGGCCCGCGTCTCCGTCCGCAAGGGCGGCGCGCGCAAACAGCGACACAAGGCCGGACGACGCTCGAAGCGGCAGGGCGTCAACCGCATCGGTCGCCGCAAGAGCATCCAGCGCATCGCCGAGGAGCGAGCCTCGCGCAAGCACCCGAACCTGCGCGTGCTCAACTCCTACTGGGTCGGCGAGGACGGCTCCCAGAAGTGGCACGAGGTGATCATGGTCGACCCCGAGCACCCGGCCATCCAGAACGACGACGAACTCAACTGGATCTGCAGCGACGACCACAAGGGCCGCGCCTTCCGCGGTCTGACGAACGCCGGCACGTCCAACCGCGGTCTCAACGCCCGCGGCAAGGGCGCCGAGCACACGCGCCCCAGCATCGGTAGCGGTCGGCGCCGCGGCAAGTAA
- a CDS encoding rhodanese-like domain-containing protein, whose protein sequence is MVTETTPETLVARLEDADADTTVVDIRDPSSFAAEHIEGSVNLPTDRLSLANVDPEWGDDIVVACYIGQSSRRVASMLDSHLDADVTSLRGGFDAWDGPVASGHDA, encoded by the coding sequence ATGGTGACGGAGACGACGCCGGAGACGCTCGTGGCGAGACTCGAAGACGCGGACGCGGACACCACCGTCGTGGACATCCGCGACCCGTCGTCGTTCGCCGCCGAACATATCGAGGGGTCGGTGAACCTCCCGACCGACCGCCTCTCGCTGGCGAACGTCGACCCCGAGTGGGGCGACGACATCGTCGTCGCCTGCTACATCGGACAGAGTTCCCGTCGGGTCGCCTCGATGCTCGACTCCCATCTCGACGCCGACGTGACCAGCCTCCGCGGCGGTTTCGACGCCTGGGACGGTCCCGTCGCGTCCGGACACGACGCCTGA
- the ubaA gene encoding SAMP-activating enzyme E1, with protein MTLSLDATQLDRYSRHIIMDEVGPPGQERLLDASVLVVGAGGLGSPVVEYLAAAGVGRLGIVDDDAVERSNLQRQVVHGDDDVGRPKVDSAADYVRGLNPDVDVDAHETRLEKGNVGILGEYDVVVDASDNFPTRFLVNDFCRIRDIPVAHGAIYRFEGQATTLVPGGPCYRCLFPEAPEPGTVPDCATTGVLGVLPGTLGCIQATEAVKLVLEAGEPLAGRLLFYDAMEMTFETVPYRRNPDCPVCGEDPIDSLDGVEYTDACAVSVE; from the coding sequence GTGACCCTCTCTCTCGACGCCACCCAACTGGACCGGTACTCCAGACACATCATCATGGACGAGGTGGGGCCGCCGGGACAGGAACGACTGCTCGACGCCTCGGTGCTCGTCGTCGGCGCCGGCGGCCTCGGGTCGCCCGTCGTCGAGTACCTCGCCGCCGCGGGCGTCGGCCGCCTCGGAATCGTCGACGATGACGCCGTCGAGCGGAGCAACCTCCAGCGACAGGTAGTGCACGGCGACGACGACGTGGGACGACCCAAAGTCGACAGCGCCGCCGACTACGTCCGCGGCCTCAACCCCGACGTGGACGTCGACGCCCACGAGACGCGGTTGGAGAAGGGGAACGTCGGCATCCTCGGGGAGTACGACGTGGTCGTCGACGCGTCGGACAACTTCCCGACGCGATTCCTCGTCAACGACTTCTGCCGGATTCGCGACATCCCCGTGGCCCACGGCGCCATCTATCGGTTCGAGGGGCAGGCGACGACGCTCGTCCCCGGCGGCCCCTGCTATCGGTGTCTGTTCCCCGAGGCGCCCGAACCCGGCACCGTCCCCGACTGCGCGACGACGGGCGTCCTCGGCGTCCTCCCGGGCACTCTCGGCTGTATCCAGGCGACCGAGGCGGTGAAACTCGTTCTGGAAGCGGGAGAACCGCTCGCGGGCCGCCTCCTGTTCTACGACGCGATGGAGATGACGTTCGAGACGGTTCCCTACCGACGGAACCCCGACTGCCCGGTGTGCGGCGAGGACCCCATCGACTCCCTCGACGGCGTCGAGTACACCGACGCCTGCGCGGTGTCCGTCGAGTAG